Below is a genomic region from Pedobacter cryoconitis.
TTGAGAACAATTATGAATATTTATCAATTAACAGTCAATTTTGAAGAAAAGGGTAAAGCACAAATTCAATTACCAATTGCAGGTGGAGAATCAGTGCTGGAAGTCTGTTTGGATAATGGAATAGATTTACAACACAACTGCGGTGGTGTTTGCGGTTGCAGTACCTGTCACGTATATGTGACTAAGGGAATGGATAACATTCAGGAAATATCTGACAAAGAAGAAGACTTCAT
It encodes:
- a CDS encoding 2Fe-2S iron-sulfur cluster-binding protein is translated as MNIYQLTVNFEEKGKAQIQLPIAGGESVLEVCLDNGIDLQHNCGGVCGCSTCHVYVTKGMDNIQEISDKEEDFIDRAVSPKISSRLGCQCIVINGNIEVTIPNQSEFLGH